A part of Paenibacillus donghaensis genomic DNA contains:
- a CDS encoding site-specific integrase: MASIQKRGENRWRLVAELGYDAQGKRVQERRTIKVDDPALLRAPRRLQNYLDAELVKFQMEVDAGNYIKPEKLTFEAYIKKWIVKFVEPELEEKTKVSYKFHTERRILPYFGDMHMDKIKTMHITDYLDYLRTPEASLNKEGKPLGSATIVYNYRVLRSIFAKAVEWRVLKENPMIGVKKPRENDIKEMEYYDEKEIEKLFVALEDEPIQLRLQVTLAVTTGMRRAELAGLEWKNIDLVNGIIDIKQTVTMFKDGAPVIKGPKNKQSKRRISLAPTVLDEMKLYRTEWSKMKLLLGDKWTAGDSEFLFCRTSGVPSDPERLTKRWIAFHRKHNLKPIRLHDLRHTSISWMIYKKVHSKAIAKRAGHTDMKMLEIYGHIFESVDQAAADVFDDMIIPTKKKA, translated from the coding sequence ATGGCAAGTATTCAGAAACGCGGTGAGAACCGCTGGCGGTTGGTCGCCGAACTCGGCTATGACGCCCAAGGTAAACGGGTCCAGGAGCGCAGAACGATCAAGGTCGATGATCCAGCCCTGCTGCGGGCACCCCGGCGGCTGCAGAACTATCTTGACGCTGAATTGGTGAAGTTCCAAATGGAAGTGGATGCGGGGAATTACATCAAGCCTGAGAAGCTTACATTCGAAGCCTATATCAAGAAATGGATTGTAAAGTTCGTGGAGCCTGAACTGGAAGAGAAGACAAAAGTCAGTTACAAATTCCATACGGAGCGCCGCATACTCCCTTACTTTGGCGATATGCATATGGACAAGATTAAAACCATGCACATCACTGATTACCTGGACTATCTTCGAACGCCTGAGGCCAGCCTTAACAAAGAGGGCAAGCCGCTTGGATCTGCAACCATCGTTTACAACTACCGGGTACTGCGCAGCATTTTCGCCAAGGCGGTTGAGTGGCGTGTTCTGAAAGAGAATCCCATGATCGGGGTTAAGAAGCCTCGTGAGAATGACATCAAAGAAATGGAATACTATGACGAGAAGGAAATTGAGAAGCTCTTTGTGGCGCTTGAGGACGAGCCAATCCAGCTCCGACTTCAAGTCACATTAGCTGTAACAACCGGCATGCGCCGTGCTGAACTAGCCGGACTGGAATGGAAGAACATCGATCTGGTCAATGGTATTATTGACATAAAGCAAACTGTGACTATGTTTAAGGACGGGGCTCCGGTCATTAAAGGACCTAAAAACAAACAATCAAAACGGCGTATCTCACTTGCACCGACTGTCTTAGATGAGATGAAGCTGTACAGAACCGAATGGTCCAAAATGAAGTTGCTGCTGGGGGATAAATGGACAGCGGGGGATTCAGAGTTCCTATTCTGCAGAACCAGTGGAGTGCCCTCTGATCCGGAGCGTCTCACTAAGCGCTGGATAGCATTTCATCGCAAACATAATCTTAAGCCGATCCGTCTGCATGACCTCCGTCATACTTCTATTTCATGGATGATCTATAAAAAGGTTCATTCGAAGGCAATCGCCAAACGTGCGGGACATACTGACATGAAGATGCTGGAGATTTACGGTCACATATTCGAGTCAGTGGATCAGGCTGCTGCCGATGTCTTTGATGACATGATTATACCTACGAAAAAGAAAGCTTAA
- a CDS encoding HEPN domain-containing protein has product MQDVIDAYVIENVELDKSEYFINEYISLSTLDDKKVLVSINKTEPGPVTYESNGYLFFHALQLGLPRLNIRISEPPRPYGRIAYGIVGKWNTPLFKFSSAINDDIEQDSSSAYITEQDIQDIIRFFEIYKAHSKVSRGKRQVSEWRETRWSYALNQYTEACLSTTIESSNQALITGLEALLVSGEGNLQYKVSLNAALILADSYEQRTDIMGRVKKMYNLRSKATHGEIAALVKLLNKSSVYDDYFELKKIFSQLLLLTYGKSEEEIFNRLDVVLLSGPSF; this is encoded by the coding sequence ATGCAAGATGTTATTGATGCTTACGTAATTGAAAACGTCGAATTAGACAAATCCGAATACTTTATTAATGAATACATATCACTGTCAACATTGGATGATAAAAAAGTCCTGGTAAGTATAAATAAAACTGAGCCTGGTCCTGTAACTTATGAATCTAATGGATACCTGTTCTTTCATGCACTTCAATTAGGGCTCCCAAGACTAAATATTCGCATCTCAGAGCCGCCTAGGCCTTATGGACGCATTGCTTATGGAATAGTGGGAAAGTGGAATACTCCTTTATTTAAGTTTTCTTCAGCCATTAACGATGATATTGAACAGGATAGCTCTTCTGCATATATTACTGAACAAGACATACAGGACATAATTAGGTTCTTTGAAATTTACAAAGCGCATAGTAAAGTTTCAAGGGGAAAACGTCAGGTTTCTGAGTGGAGGGAGACGAGATGGAGTTATGCACTTAATCAATACACTGAAGCGTGTCTCTCTACCACAATTGAAAGTAGTAATCAAGCTCTTATTACAGGATTAGAGGCATTACTTGTATCAGGTGAAGGTAACCTTCAATATAAGGTTTCGCTCAATGCGGCCCTCATATTGGCTGATTCCTACGAGCAAAGAACTGATATTATGGGTCGAGTCAAAAAGATGTACAACTTACGCAGCAAAGCTACTCATGGTGAAATTGCAGCGCTCGTTAAGCTTCTAAACAAATCAAGTGTCTATGACGATTACTTCGAGTTGAAGAAAATCTTCTCCCAGTTGCTGCTTCTTACATATGGTAAAAGTGAAGAAGAGATATTTAATCGGCTGGACGTTGTACTACTCAGCGGACCTTCATTCTGA
- a CDS encoding helix-turn-helix domain-containing protein, with protein MTRTEKLLPPVLSPADIQKFLGIGENKAYELLASSQFHVARVGRRLFVSRTVFIEWLEGKSEAKEVNRRK; from the coding sequence ATTACGAGGACTGAGAAACTGCTGCCGCCAGTCCTCTCCCCGGCTGATATACAGAAGTTCTTGGGGATCGGTGAGAATAAGGCATATGAACTACTTGCATCAAGTCAGTTTCACGTTGCCAGGGTTGGCCGGCGACTGTTCGTATCACGAACAGTCTTCATTGAATGGCTGGAAGGGAAGTCAGAAGCTAAGGAGGTAAATAGAAGGAAATAA